From the genome of Candidatus Defluviilinea proxima:
CATTGCAAAACTCACAGAGGATCTGATCTCACCGCTGGCCGATTATCTGAAGACCTACTCATCTGCCACAGAACGCATGTACCTGCAGGCCGTGAAAGGTTTCTATCTCTACATCGATTCAGAACGCCTGGCAGAGATCAATCAGTCACGTGTGATCGTGCTTATACGACAACGTTCACGACCTGCCGGTGTGCGCCTTCCCCAGTTCCCTGCTGAGGATATTGAACGGCTTTTAGCGCAAGTGGAAAATGTTGTGAACCTGAACATCCCTGTGACCGAGGATGGCGACCTCGAAAACGCTAAACTACGCGCATACCGAGACCGGGCCTTTTTACTCACTTTGGCCGATACAGGCTTCCGCGTTCACGAGGCTTGCAATCTCAGGCGCGGCGATGTTGACTGGAACGAAGGGCGAGCGATCATCATCGGTAAAGGCAACAAACAGGCTGTTGTCCGTTTTACGGCGCGTTCGATGCAAGCCATCAAAGAATATCTATCACAACGCGCCGCACTCGATGGCAATTCGGGAAAACAATTAACGTCCCTGCCCCTCTTTGCCCGTCACGATAAAGGTGCAGGCAAAAAGATCAAGCCCATTACTCCCACCACCGGGCGCAATATCGTCAGCGAACGTGTTGAACAATTTCTAGGCAAAGAGATGGTTGGCAAGATC
Proteins encoded in this window:
- a CDS encoding tyrosine-type recombinase/integrase; this translates as MTAPEPQSLTISDAMSKYLDMVKLSRSRHTMLAYKNALQIFRSVLVERWLEPDTTPIAKLTEDLISPLADYLKTYSSATERMYLQAVKGFYLYIDSERLAEINQSRVIVLIRQRSRPAGVRLPQFPAEDIERLLAQVENVVNLNIPVTEDGDLENAKLRAYRDRAFLLTLADTGFRVHEACNLRRGDVDWNEGRAIIIGKGNKQAVVRFTARSMQAIKEYLSQRAALDGNSGKQLTSLPLFARHDKGAGKKIKPITPTTGRNIVSERVEQFLGKEMVGKITPHSFRHYFVTSVLRGTGNLRYAQALARHENIETTKRYTHLTDDELDKAYYEVFERKTKDK